In Lacrimispora indolis DSM 755, a genomic segment contains:
- a CDS encoding sugar phosphate isomerase/epimerase family protein, whose protein sequence is MKLGFVSAILAEWNFEEMIDTAADMGFQCVEVACWPRGKAERRYAGVSHIDVDSLTEEKAAYIGNYCKERNVEISALAFYPNVMEGDEEKRQANISHLKKVIDASAVLGVGLVTTFIGRDQTKTVEENLDLVKELWPPILAHAEEKGVRIAIENCPMLFGREQWPGGQNLMTTPAIWEKIFEILPNENLGINYDPSHFIWQMIDYIQPLYQFQKKIFHVHYKDIKLYEDKLKKVGTMAYPLAYMSPKLPGLGDVDWGKYVSALTDIGYDGFTCIEVEDQAFEGSREKILDSLKLSKKYMDQFII, encoded by the coding sequence ATGAAACTGGGATTTGTCAGCGCGATTCTGGCTGAATGGAACTTTGAGGAAATGATCGATACGGCGGCAGACATGGGGTTCCAGTGTGTGGAAGTGGCCTGCTGGCCCAGGGGAAAGGCGGAACGCAGGTATGCGGGCGTCAGCCACATTGACGTGGATTCTCTGACAGAGGAAAAGGCGGCATACATAGGGAACTACTGCAAAGAACGGAATGTAGAGATTTCCGCCCTTGCCTTTTATCCCAATGTAATGGAAGGGGATGAGGAAAAGAGGCAGGCTAATATTTCCCATCTAAAGAAAGTCATTGATGCCAGCGCTGTGCTGGGAGTCGGACTTGTGACCACCTTTATCGGCAGAGACCAGACAAAGACCGTGGAGGAGAACTTAGATCTGGTGAAAGAATTATGGCCGCCCATCCTTGCCCATGCAGAGGAAAAGGGGGTAAGAATCGCCATTGAAAACTGCCCCATGCTGTTTGGCAGAGAGCAGTGGCCAGGCGGGCAGAATCTGATGACAACGCCTGCGATCTGGGAAAAGATTTTTGAGATCCTGCCAAATGAAAACCTTGGGATTAATTATGACCCCTCTCATTTTATCTGGCAGATGATAGATTACATCCAGCCTCTTTACCAGTTTCAGAAGAAAATCTTCCACGTTCATTATAAGGACATTAAACTGTATGAAGATAAGCTGAAAAAAGTAGGTACCATGGCATATCCTCTGGCCTATATGTCACCCAAGCTTCCTGGTCTTGGCGATGTGGACTGGGGAAAATATGTCAGCGCATTGACGGATATCGGGTATGACGGGTTTACCTGCATTGAAGTGGAAGATCAGGCGTTTGAGGGCTCAAGAGAAAAGATCCTGGACAGCTTAAAGCTGTCTAAGAAATATATGGACCAGTTTATCATTTAG
- a CDS encoding substrate-binding domain-containing protein has protein sequence MKKAAAFILAALVAVAGTACSQVKPADTTTAAAKVETTAETTSAETAKETEALKEGAHIYVLTVPEDHGWTGSVATFAKEKIEEVNGKGTYTAELITSANAAEQIRNIEDIVSKGEKNIAMVIQPIDDTVQSAIQGVIDAGIPYVAFDRIIDGVAAKAVSNVKGDNSGIGAGAAAYFVSLGLTPGEAIYVYEGDTSSVTTLRDEGFTKYLTGELEFGGETIADDKKWTQDDLKSITFSGAMNWSRSDTKTSFESLLGDSKNAEIKWFYAEDDELAMGILEALSGGGIDEATKETFLSGKPVITGCGGLDELYEVLRGKSYQDIASKCGGIMSVTYSPSMIQTAIEDMVDYLDGKQVTQDHVIACENVTSDNVTEYPSF, from the coding sequence ATGAAAAAAGCAGCAGCATTTATTTTGGCGGCATTGGTGGCGGTGGCAGGAACTGCATGTTCCCAGGTAAAACCGGCAGACACCACAACGGCAGCGGCAAAAGTAGAGACAACAGCAGAGACAACTTCAGCAGAGACTGCAAAAGAAACGGAAGCTCTTAAGGAAGGCGCCCATATTTATGTTCTTACCGTTCCTGAGGATCACGGCTGGACCGGTTCGGTGGCTACTTTTGCCAAAGAGAAAATCGAAGAGGTAAATGGGAAAGGCACCTACACAGCTGAGCTGATCACCTCTGCCAATGCGGCGGAACAGATCCGCAACATTGAGGATATCGTTTCCAAGGGAGAAAAAAATATTGCAATGGTCATCCAGCCCATCGACGATACGGTGCAGTCCGCCATTCAGGGCGTGATTGACGCAGGAATCCCTTATGTGGCCTTTGACCGGATCATTGACGGCGTGGCTGCTAAGGCTGTATCCAATGTAAAAGGCGACAATTCCGGTATTGGAGCAGGTGCAGCGGCATATTTCGTTTCCCTGGGACTTACACCGGGAGAAGCCATTTATGTGTATGAAGGCGACACCTCTTCCGTGACCACCTTAAGAGATGAAGGCTTTACTAAATATCTGACAGGGGAACTGGAATTCGGCGGAGAGACCATTGCAGACGATAAGAAATGGACACAGGATGATTTAAAATCCATTACATTTTCCGGCGCCATGAACTGGAGCCGTTCAGACACGAAAACCTCCTTTGAATCTCTTTTGGGAGACAGCAAAAACGCTGAGATCAAATGGTTCTATGCAGAGGATGACGAGCTGGCTATGGGAATCTTAGAGGCACTTTCCGGGGGCGGAATTGATGAGGCTACCAAGGAAACCTTCCTTTCCGGCAAACCGGTCATTACCGGCTGCGGAGGCCTTGACGAACTGTATGAAGTGCTTCGGGGAAAATCCTATCAGGATATCGCTTCAAAATGCGGCGGCATCATGTCCGTTACTTACAGCCCGTCCATGATCCAGACAGCCATTGAAGACATGGTAGATTATCTGGACGGAAAGCAGGTCACCCAGGATCACGTGATCGCCTGTGAAAACGTAACATCAGATAATGTAACTGAGTACCCATCCTTTTAG